GGAATGATTGCTGTCTCGTAGTCAGGCCCGGCGACCGCGCGGATGGCATCAATAGAATCCCACAGCATGATGGTGATGAATTCGGTCTCGTCACCAGCCGCTCTGCGCAGCAAATAGCTTCCCCGATAACCCTTGGCTTTGCTGATGCCGGGAAGAAGTTCAGGCTTCAGCATGGACTCATACGCGTCAGCGTGTTCGGGCTTGGTGTATCCATGCCAAACTCTCGCGATCACAATAATCTCCTAAGCAAAACGGCAGGATTGTACAACAGCGGGATGGGGCTATGGGCTGGCTTCTTATTGGGAGAACGACGGAAAGCTAACTTACGACAACGCCGGCCGGAAAGGCTGGTTTGGGTTTCAGCGAAAGAGTTCCCGCCAGTAGCATTCCACGAAGAATGGAAATGATCTTTGCGCGATCGTTGCGCTTGGCGACGGCGTTCACGAAAGGCGGCAACGGCGCCCATTGATTGCAGTCTTCAACACTCATGACGATGGCAGTGCCGGGGCTTACCAACCGCAACTGCTCGGGAACGGACCATTCATCCACGGCCAAGAAGTCCTGATCGATCAGAACAACGTCAGGTTCGTAAGCCGCGCAAAGGGAAATGCAGTGCGCTGAGGAATCGGCCAGGAGCACCGAAAATCCCGCCTTGCCAGCCGACTGAGAAAGAGAAATCAGACGTGAATTTACAGCGTCCGCCAAAAGAACTGTGCCTTGATACGGTTTTTGTCTTCGAACTCTAGTGCGGGTATCTTTTACTCGCGGCATGGACCACAAACCTGGACAAGCAATTGTAGCTGGAACACGGCTAGAGGAACAGCACAAATATCAATTGGACGAGGTGTAAAGTTTTGCCATTTTGAACCAAACAAGTCCCACCGGGCTACGGTGATAGGATTTCCTGCATGCAGAAGTCCACGGACAAAATGACGTACGTAGGCTTGCTTCGCGGGATCAACGTCGCGGGACACGGCACGGTCAAGATGGAGGAGCTCCGCAAAGCCTGCCTCGGCATGGGCTTCGATGAGGTGAGAACTTACTTGCAGAGCGGAAACATGATTTTCAAAGCGCCCGCCGATACGCCAGCGCAATTGTCAGACAAGATCAAAGAAATGCTTCTGCGGAAGTTCCGTCTTGCGGTCACTGTCATCGTGAAAACACCGGAGGAATTGTTGCACATAATCGAGAGAAATCCGTTTTTGAAGCAACGCGGCATTGATGCTTCCAAACTTCACGTGACTTTCTTGGCACGTGTCCCGGAGGACGCGGCCTTGAAATCGCTTCAGCGGTTGAGTGCAGCTCCCGATCAGTTCCGCTGTTCAGGCAAGGACATTTACTTGTACTGTCCGGATGGCTATGGCAGGAGCAAATTGTCCAATAACGCATTCGAGAAGCTGCTTGCCGTCAGCGCAACCACACGCAATTGGAACACCGTGACCAAGTTGCACGAATTAAGCGGAGTTTAACGCAGCATGCTACCGACGCGCTCCCCCGGCGAGCTTGGCTTCTTCCGTCAAACCCTGAACTGCAAGTCTGGTCTCACGAACCATTAATGTGCACCCGGTAGCGAGGCCGAGCACCGCTGCGATCCCTGTCAATAAGTTGAGAGTGACCGCTATCTTAAACGTTATTTGGCTACCGTAATAGGCCACGATGGAACCGAGCACTGAGACGAGTGCTGCGGAGGCGAACAAACCTAGAGAAGCATAGACAGCCCTCAACGCCCTTACTAAGAGCTGGGCCCGCACTTGAAGACCATCCAGTTGCGCCGACCACGCGTTGTGCTCTGCCCCGCCGGGTTCGAGGTTAGCGAGATGTGAGGCGACCACGCGGGTGCGGTCCACCACTCGTGCCAAGCGATTGCTCGTCCCCAGCGCCAGCACCGAAGAGGCGTTGGTAAGGATGGCTGGGGCCACAACCGCGGTCAGTATAGCGAACGGGTTATTTCCCGGAATGGTGACTTGCATTGGGATTTCCGTCCTTTTCAGCCAGGCTTACGGCGTTTCTGCGGGCAGCACAATTCCTTCCAGCAAAGGCAGCGGCAGCGCACCTTCATCCAGCACTTTGTTATGGAACTCAAGATCTCTGAACTTGTCTCCCGCGCGTTGCTGGTACTTGTGCCGCAGCTCAAGCCAGCGCCGCATACCCACGTAGTAAGTTGGGAGCTGCACCGAGGTGAGTTTGGCTCGGCGCAGTTTGCCTTCAGCTTCGGCCTGGGTCTGGAAGGCGTCGCGAGTCATGAGCTCCAGCGCCTGCTGGTCGGTCATGCCCATAGTCTGCATGCGGACATCCAGAATGGCGTTCGAAATTACGCGCAGCCTGATCTTGCGCATCACCAGGCGGAAGCGCGGATCGTTATCGTCGAATCCCGCATCCATCATGATTTGCGCGATGTATTCTGCCCACCCTTCGATGTATGGGCCATTGCCGAAGAGCGCGCGCAGCAACCGGCGGGTGAGCGGCTGGACATTGTCCGCATGTTCAAACTGGATGTAGTGGCCGGGCAGAGCCTCATGAATGGTCAGCCACTGCAGCGCCCAACGGTTGTATTCACGCAATTTGGACTCGGCTTTGGCCTCTGGAACGCTGGGGTCGATCGGAGTCACCCAGTACTGCGCTTCCGCATTCGGCTCGAGGGGCGGTGGATTGTGAAAGCCCGCGACCGAGTAAACGCCGCGCATAAACGGCGGTGTGGGAATGATTTTCAAATTCTCGCGGTCACTCAGCGAAACGATCTTCTTCTCGCGGATAAACTGCTTAATTCCTTCAACCTCGCGCTGCACCGCCTCCAGCAGTTGATCGCGCTGGGCATGCTCCAGGGAAATCTTGTCCAATACTTCGCCAATAATTTTGTTCTCGCGCTCCCTGCCGTTGAGGTCGGAATGATCGCTGTGGCCCGGGTAAAGCTCCTTGTGCATAGGAATGGCAATGCTGAGCATTTCAGCCCGGACCTCCCGCAGGTCGTGTTCGGCATCCGCCAGCACCTGTTCGGGAGTAAGGTCCACTTCCATGAGATAACGGAATTTCTGGTCGTAGAAATT
The window above is part of the Terriglobales bacterium genome. Proteins encoded here:
- a CDS encoding DUF1697 domain-containing protein, with product MQKSTDKMTYVGLLRGINVAGHGTVKMEELRKACLGMGFDEVRTYLQSGNMIFKAPADTPAQLSDKIKEMLLRKFRLAVTVIVKTPEELLHIIERNPFLKQRGIDASKLHVTFLARVPEDAALKSLQRLSAAPDQFRCSGKDIYLYCPDGYGRSKLSNNAFEKLLAVSATTRNWNTVTKLHELSGV
- a CDS encoding DUF2721 domain-containing protein, translating into MQVTIPGNNPFAILTAVVAPAILTNASSVLALGTSNRLARVVDRTRVVASHLANLEPGGAEHNAWSAQLDGLQVRAQLLVRALRAVYASLGLFASAALVSVLGSIVAYYGSQITFKIAVTLNLLTGIAAVLGLATGCTLMVRETRLAVQGLTEEAKLAGGARR
- a CDS encoding DUF885 domain-containing protein; the encoded protein is MSVGLMAQIASNRQPRADNPRFSALADQFIKESLALSPVTASQAGYHQHKDSRTGKTIALDAELDDLSPAAFNRQAKFYEAWRDRFRKQFPPTTLSLEDQADWHMIDDQVSYNLLELEHIQSYRHQPTIYVELIGNALFLPMTQDYASQEIRMSHVLSRVRQIPRAIEQAKQNLVSSDPVFINTAVEENDGNIDLIENMVRKQIPDKSPLFAEYQKVAPPALESLRNFSRWLNDGLAKRPSPEGAWRLGKNFYDQKFRYLMEVDLTPEQVLADAEHDLREVRAEMLSIAIPMHKELYPGHSDHSDLNGRERENKIIGEVLDKISLEHAQRDQLLEAVQREVEGIKQFIREKKIVSLSDRENLKIIPTPPFMRGVYSVAGFHNPPPLEPNAEAQYWVTPIDPSVPEAKAESKLREYNRWALQWLTIHEALPGHYIQFEHADNVQPLTRRLLRALFGNGPYIEGWAEYIAQIMMDAGFDDNDPRFRLVMRKIRLRVISNAILDVRMQTMGMTDQQALELMTRDAFQTQAEAEGKLRRAKLTSVQLPTYYVGMRRWLELRHKYQQRAGDKFRDLEFHNKVLDEGALPLPLLEGIVLPAETP
- a CDS encoding antibiotic biosynthesis monooxygenase; the encoded protein is MIARVWHGYTKPEHADAYESMLKPELLPGISKAKGYRGSYLLRRAAGDETEFITIMLWDSIDAIRAVAGPDYETAIIPEERRKYLSRYDPKSLHYEIAAMHQATGLSSIVS